A single region of the Haladaptatus paucihalophilus DX253 genome encodes:
- a CDS encoding M61 metallopeptidase family protein, producing MGSVGLVSGRTVALLLVLSLVAGTFVPPATAQSSSDPPRVSISVERRPADHGVVRYHLDFETPGDAHRFWLINYTGNVVSSEGFVADSTKNGNHALRWDGETESPSMTITTSVKSGNGREFAATDDWTLAPTPRVSVAWGESGDDEWSYFHPFQDEYPNRDVSFADAGVLGSAFTYVGKYDEHVRSENGQRFRMIVAADASPAESPRNVFDSLAAASKRIPGETPNDVLLFVLPDPIWRGGYASPRYDELWVHEAARLDDPQNLWLHEYIHTRQSFDLGDRMSWFREASAAYFASDLAMQQGRTSKSAVADTLSLKSYDESVLSNTDTWANREVPYYRGALTLWALDEKIQKATDGKRSLMDVFDRMNRRDGTVTYADFTKIVADVAGQSMTPWLDEHVTTTTKPNLEPLRNSDSAGSNVGKAASDSNGNGNSGKESDGLSDVQPPAKTGDLPSTLVLWGGLGLVGLVFGLTLAQYVSGFVSRFRGGE from the coding sequence ATGGGGTCTGTGGGTCTGGTTTCCGGGAGGACAGTTGCACTGCTACTCGTGTTGTCGCTCGTCGCCGGGACGTTCGTCCCGCCAGCGACGGCGCAGTCGTCGTCGGATCCACCGCGAGTCTCGATTTCCGTCGAGCGCCGTCCGGCGGATCACGGGGTGGTTCGGTACCACCTCGATTTCGAGACGCCGGGTGACGCACACCGATTCTGGCTCATCAATTACACCGGAAACGTGGTGTCTTCCGAGGGATTCGTCGCCGACAGCACGAAGAACGGAAACCACGCGCTCCGGTGGGACGGGGAGACGGAATCGCCCTCGATGACGATAACCACGAGCGTGAAATCGGGGAACGGCCGGGAGTTCGCGGCCACCGACGACTGGACGCTCGCGCCGACGCCGCGGGTGTCGGTCGCGTGGGGGGAGAGCGGGGACGACGAGTGGAGCTACTTCCATCCGTTTCAGGACGAGTATCCTAATCGAGACGTCTCGTTCGCCGACGCCGGTGTTCTCGGGTCGGCGTTCACCTACGTGGGCAAGTACGACGAGCACGTCCGCAGTGAGAACGGGCAGCGATTCCGGATGATAGTCGCCGCCGACGCGTCTCCCGCCGAGTCGCCGCGGAACGTTTTCGACTCGCTCGCCGCGGCGAGCAAACGGATTCCGGGGGAGACTCCGAACGACGTGTTGCTGTTCGTCCTCCCCGACCCGATATGGCGCGGCGGGTACGCCTCGCCGAGGTACGACGAACTGTGGGTACACGAGGCCGCTCGGCTCGACGACCCCCAGAACCTCTGGCTGCACGAGTACATCCACACGCGTCAGTCGTTCGACCTCGGCGACCGAATGAGCTGGTTCCGCGAGGCGAGCGCCGCGTACTTCGCGTCCGACTTGGCCATGCAGCAGGGTCGGACGTCGAAATCCGCCGTCGCCGATACGCTCTCGTTGAAGTCGTACGACGAGTCCGTGCTCTCGAACACGGACACGTGGGCGAACCGCGAGGTGCCGTACTACCGCGGTGCGCTCACTCTCTGGGCGCTCGACGAGAAGATACAGAAGGCAACGGACGGAAAGCGGAGTCTCATGGACGTGTTCGACCGGATGAACCGACGGGACGGGACGGTCACCTACGCCGACTTCACGAAAATCGTCGCCGACGTGGCCGGACAGTCGATGACACCGTGGTTGGACGAACACGTCACGACCACCACGAAGCCGAACCTCGAGCCGTTGCGAAATTCGGATAGTGCGGGATCGAACGTCGGGAAGGCCGCTAGCGATTCGAACGGCAACGGCAACTCCGGGAAGGAATCCGACGGATTGAGCGACGTCCAGCCCCCCGCCAAGACGGGCGACCTTCCTTCGACGCTCGTCCTCTGGGGCGGGCTCGGTCTCGTCGGGTTGGTGTTCGGGTTGACGCTCGCACAGTACGTCTCGGGCTTCGTGTCTCGCTTCCGCGGGGGGGAGTAG
- a CDS encoding NAD+ synthase, translating into MSTVRVALGQQNYTVGDIAGNERKIEDGIHRAREANADLVVFSELALVGYPPQDLVKRTAFVDAQRDALDRIAAETTDITALVGFVARNPEPYGKEVQNAVAVCRDGEVTGQTEKRLLPTYDVFDEDRFFQPATRQSVHALPDGTELGVSICEDAWNEPDVWERPEYDEDPIEDLVDAGADLLVNCSASPFYGGKGAFRERLFGAHANDHGKWLVFVNQVGANDELVFDGRSFVVAPDGTIACRLAAFEEDFAVYDVPLDVESPATHDVADEPATGPAEIRSALALGIRDYVRKTGFENVVVGLSGGIDSSITAALAADALGPENVLGVGMPTRYTSDASEIDARELAENLGIDFLDLPIENTFEAFERELTPILDETPGVTEENVQARIRATTLMAIANEQGRLLLATSNRSELAVGYTTLYGDMCGALAPIADCPKTFVYDLARHLNEHEETIPERVIEKPPSAELRADQTDEDDLPPYEILDSILAGYVDEGQTTDELVESGHDREIVERVLSMLHRAEYKRFQAAPVLKVSPKAFGVGWRYPLAANYEGVLSK; encoded by the coding sequence ATGAGCACAGTTCGGGTCGCACTGGGACAGCAGAACTACACCGTGGGTGATATCGCGGGAAACGAACGAAAAATCGAGGACGGAATCCACCGCGCACGCGAAGCGAACGCCGACCTCGTTGTGTTTTCGGAACTCGCGCTGGTCGGCTACCCGCCACAGGACCTCGTGAAACGAACGGCGTTCGTCGACGCACAACGCGACGCGCTCGACCGAATCGCGGCGGAGACGACCGACATCACCGCCCTCGTCGGGTTCGTCGCCCGAAATCCGGAGCCGTACGGGAAGGAAGTACAAAACGCGGTTGCGGTCTGTCGGGATGGCGAAGTCACCGGCCAAACCGAAAAGCGACTCCTCCCGACCTACGACGTGTTCGACGAGGACAGATTCTTCCAACCGGCGACGCGGCAATCGGTCCACGCGCTCCCCGACGGAACCGAACTCGGCGTGAGCATCTGTGAGGACGCGTGGAACGAACCCGACGTGTGGGAACGGCCGGAGTACGACGAGGACCCCATCGAAGACCTCGTTGACGCGGGAGCGGATCTGCTCGTGAACTGCTCCGCGAGTCCGTTCTACGGCGGGAAAGGTGCGTTTCGAGAGCGACTGTTCGGCGCACACGCGAACGACCACGGCAAATGGCTCGTCTTCGTGAACCAAGTCGGAGCGAACGACGAACTCGTCTTCGACGGTCGGTCGTTCGTCGTCGCACCCGACGGGACGATAGCCTGCCGACTCGCCGCCTTCGAGGAGGATTTCGCCGTCTACGACGTCCCGCTCGATGTCGAGTCACCCGCGACGCACGACGTCGCCGACGAACCCGCGACGGGTCCGGCCGAAATCCGGTCGGCGCTCGCCCTCGGAATCCGGGATTACGTCCGCAAGACGGGGTTCGAAAACGTCGTCGTCGGTCTCTCGGGCGGTATCGACTCCTCGATAACGGCCGCGCTGGCCGCCGACGCGCTCGGCCCGGAGAACGTCCTCGGGGTCGGCATGCCGACCCGATACACCAGCGACGCGAGTGAAATCGACGCCCGCGAGCTCGCCGAAAACCTCGGCATCGACTTTCTCGACCTCCCGATAGAGAACACCTTCGAAGCGTTCGAGCGCGAACTGACGCCGATTCTCGACGAGACGCCGGGCGTCACGGAGGAGAACGTACAGGCTCGAATCCGGGCGACGACGCTGATGGCGATCGCCAACGAACAGGGTCGTCTGCTTCTCGCCACGAGCAACCGGAGCGAACTCGCGGTGGGGTACACCACCCTCTACGGCGACATGTGCGGAGCGCTCGCTCCCATCGCCGACTGCCCGAAGACGTTCGTCTACGACCTCGCAAGACACCTGAACGAGCATGAGGAAACCATTCCCGAGCGCGTCATCGAGAAACCGCCCTCCGCCGAGCTTCGAGCGGACCAAACGGACGAGGACGACCTCCCGCCGTACGAGATACTCGATTCGATTCTCGCGGGATACGTGGACGAGGGACAAACGACCGACGAACTGGTCGAATCGGGTCACGACCGCGAGATCGTTGAGCGCGTGCTTTCGATGCTCCATCGCGCCGAATACAAGCGCTTTCAGGCCGCCCCCGTGCTGAAGGTGTCGCCGAAGGCGTTCGGCGTCGGGTGGCGGTATCCGCTCGCGGCGAACTACGAGGGTGTACTGTCGAAGTGA
- a CDS encoding PH domain-containing protein, which produces MASDFDVPWLHLTPDEEVLWAGHRSVYLVLPPIVLGIVLLLLGAGIAGSDVFGGFSWVGILLIPVGFAIAIPPFVRWRSEWFVLTTEEVYHKRGVFAQDVTQIRLDRVRNTAFSQSLLERILDYGTVTIHTAGVTTDNLVFENVSNPQSVNGLLTEQLDRVSPRR; this is translated from the coding sequence ATGGCAAGCGATTTCGACGTGCCGTGGCTTCACCTCACACCTGACGAAGAGGTACTGTGGGCCGGCCATCGAAGCGTCTATCTCGTCCTCCCGCCCATCGTTCTCGGTATCGTCCTCCTCTTGCTCGGTGCAGGAATCGCTGGAAGCGACGTCTTCGGCGGGTTCAGTTGGGTCGGCATCCTCCTCATCCCGGTCGGTTTCGCCATCGCCATTCCCCCGTTCGTTCGGTGGCGGAGCGAGTGGTTCGTCCTCACGACGGAAGAAGTGTATCACAAACGCGGCGTTTTCGCACAGGACGTCACGCAGATACGACTCGACCGAGTACGAAACACCGCCTTCTCACAGTCGCTTTTGGAGCGCATACTCGACTATGGAACGGTAACAATACACACGGCGGGCGTTACGACGGACAATCTAGTGTTCGAAAACGTTTCCAATCCGCAATCTGTCAACGGACTGTTGACTGAACAGCTAGATCGCGTCTCTCCTCGACGGTGA
- the glmU gene encoding bifunctional sugar-1-phosphate nucleotidylyltransferase/acetyltransferase, protein MQAIVLAAGEGTRMRPLSASCPKPMLPVAEEPLVAHTARAAVEAGADELVLVVGYEADTVREYFGAEYAGIPVKYSVQEEQRGTADAVRAAREHIDGPFAVLNGDNLYDTAAVKRLLSNGPGVGTYHVEDPSNYGVISTDGPRATGIVEKPDDPPTNLANTGAYVFPEEARDWLDVGESERGEFEITDVVERVIEEYDVTAVEVERWLDVGRPWELLEANEWKLDELERDVRGDVSERATLDGNVVVEEGATVKSGVVIEGPALIRSGASVGPNAYIRGATLVDENAKVGHSVEVKNSVLSPGATVGHLSYVGDSVLGRDVNFGAGTNVANLRHDGESVKHTVKGDRVSTGRRKFGVVVGDDVKTGINTSLYPGVSLSEGSMTHPNEEVSRDK, encoded by the coding sequence ATGCAGGCAATCGTTCTGGCTGCGGGTGAGGGTACACGAATGCGACCGCTTTCCGCATCGTGTCCGAAACCCATGTTGCCGGTTGCAGAGGAACCACTCGTCGCACATACCGCGCGCGCCGCCGTCGAGGCGGGTGCGGACGAACTCGTCCTCGTCGTCGGGTACGAAGCTGACACGGTTCGGGAGTACTTCGGCGCGGAGTACGCCGGTATCCCGGTCAAATACTCGGTACAGGAAGAACAGCGCGGGACCGCGGACGCGGTTCGTGCGGCACGCGAACACATCGACGGCCCGTTCGCCGTCCTCAACGGCGACAACCTCTATGACACCGCGGCCGTGAAACGACTCCTCTCGAACGGTCCGGGGGTCGGGACGTATCACGTCGAGGACCCCTCGAACTACGGCGTCATCTCGACGGACGGCCCGCGCGCGACGGGCATCGTCGAGAAACCGGACGACCCGCCGACGAACCTCGCCAACACGGGGGCCTACGTCTTCCCCGAGGAAGCGCGCGACTGGCTCGACGTGGGCGAAAGCGAACGCGGGGAGTTCGAAATCACGGACGTCGTGGAACGCGTCATCGAGGAGTACGACGTCACCGCCGTCGAAGTGGAGCGATGGCTCGACGTGGGTCGTCCGTGGGAACTGCTCGAAGCGAACGAGTGGAAACTCGACGAATTGGAACGCGACGTCCGCGGGGACGTGAGCGAGCGAGCCACGCTCGACGGGAACGTCGTCGTCGAGGAGGGTGCCACCGTCAAATCCGGCGTCGTCATCGAGGGACCGGCACTTATCCGCTCGGGCGCGTCCGTCGGCCCGAACGCCTACATCCGCGGGGCGACGCTCGTGGACGAGAATGCGAAAGTCGGCCACAGCGTCGAAGTCAAAAACAGCGTCCTGTCGCCCGGTGCGACCGTCGGCCATCTCTCGTACGTCGGGGATAGCGTCCTCGGCCGGGACGTGAACTTCGGTGCGGGGACGAACGTTGCCAACCTCCGCCACGACGGAGAGTCGGTAAAACACACCGTGAAGGGCGACCGCGTTTCGACGGGGCGACGGAAGTTCGGCGTCGTCGTCGGCGACGACGT